The nucleotide sequence AGCGCCGAGCCGATGCGAGTGTGCAACGATTGAAGATCCTGCGGCGTTCTCGCCTTCGGCCCAGATCGATTGGGCACCTTGGGAGCAGATCATGCTGGGACGTTTTGGGCTGGGAGTCGTTTTGACCATGGTGGCCGGCAGCGCTGCGTTGGCCGCGCCTATGTCGGATGAAGACAAGGCGGTCCTTCAACAGCAATGTGCCGGTGATTTCACGACTTTCTGTGCCGGCTTGCCGCCCGAGGACGGCCCCGAAACCCAGGCCTGCTTCCAGAAGAACATGTCTCAGCTCTCCCCTGGCTGCCGGACTGCGATTCAGGCGTACAAGAAGAAGGGTTGACGCTTCGCAGCCGGAGATGATTGGCAGCGCAAGTCGCTCCACGATGGACGGCAGGGGTTCACTTCTGCCGGCCAAGCTCGTAGTATTTAAAGAATATATATATCTCTATTTCCTGAGATTTCTGGACAATAGATATTTCCACCCCGATATAAGATCCAGAATCGGCAACTCTCGTCCAGACCACATCTTGTTACTCGATACGGCACTTGCGATTCCCGTATCATCAGCGTCATAGGCCATATCGGATTGCTTGGCGTGCATGAGGCCCGTCCCGCGTCCTGGGGGTGTGTCGGTGGGGAAGTCAGCTTTTTCGAGGAGCCGCGAAGCGCTGTTGCTTCTCAGTCTGACGCCTGTCCTGATCCTCGGCGCCGCCGCAGCGTATTACCTCACACGGCCCACGACCCTGACCATTGCCGTCGCTCCGAGTGGCGGGACCGAACCGGCCCTGCTGCGCGCCTATGCCGACGAACTCGTCCGAAGACGGGTCGGCATCCGGCTGAAGGTCATCCCATTCGACGGCGTGCGCGAGAGCGCGGAGGCGCTCAAGGCCGGAAAAGCCGACCTCGCCGTGGTCAGGCCCGATGTCGCGATGCCGGGCAACGGCTTGACCCTCGTCGTCCTGAGGGAACTCGCCGTCTTCGTTGCGGCGCCGATCTCCACCGGCATCACCAGTTTCCCGAATCTGGCGGGCAAGCGATTGGGTCTGCTGGCCGGCCGAACCGCCGACCGGACACTCGTCGGCCACCTGGCCGACCATTACGGGCTGGAGATCCTGGCCGACGCGGCAAGCGGCGTCGTGCCGGCCAATGCCATGTCCATCGTGCCGATCGAGGAGGCCGAGATCGAAGCGGCGCTCCGAGACCGGCGTCTCGACGCGATGATTCTGGTCTCCACCCCGACTTCGCCGGCCGCTCGGCGCGTCGTCGGCCTCGTGCACGCCGCGAGCGAGGAGGATGGCGCGACGCTCGTCGGAACCGCCGAGACCGGCGCGGTCCTGGCGCGTTGGCCGCGTCTGCAATCGATCACGATTCCGGCGTCCCTATTCGGCGGAAATCCGCGCCTGCCCGCCGAGGACGTCACGACCGTCGGCTCGTCCTATCGCCTGATGGCGCGCGCCAGCCTGTCACGCAGCGTCGCCGCCGAGGTGACGCAGCACCTGTTCGAGATGCGGGCAGCCTTGGCGGACAAGGTGTCGGCCGCGGAGAGCCTCACGCACCCGGCCTACGAGGACAGCGCGGACGCCACCAGCGCCCGCCTCCCCATCCATCCCGGCGCGCTCGATTACTACGAACGCGAGCAGGAGACGTTCATCGAGCGCTACGAAAGCTGGATCTATCTGGTCGCCATCCTGGCCGGCGGATTCGGCTCGACGCTCGCATGGCTGCGGCAGCGTCTCGGACGCATCCGCCGGGAGCGGATCGCGGTGGCCACGACGCGCCTGCTGGAATTGCGCTCCGACGCCCGACGCGAGAGGGAACGAGGGCGTCTGGAGACCATGGCCGCCGAGATCGACGATCTCGCCGCCAGCATCGCGCGCCATGCCTTGAACCGCCCGACGGAACCGCGGATGCTGGGTGCGGCCAATGTCGCCATCGAGGCGGCCCGTTCGACGGTCCGGCGCCGTATGGGGCAGGACGGTGTGCCGGAAGGCGCGCCGGACGTGATCTAGGCTTTCAGGCGTCCGGCGCGGGTGTCCACCTCACCGGCGGGAGGTGACTTCGACCCGCGAGGATCGGAGGGCCGGTCGGCCATGCGGAGCGGAGGTGCGGCGGCCCGATGCCGAACCGCATGCCGCCTCGGCAACGCCTCCTACTACCGTTTCCGATTGATCGCTTCGGTTTTTACCCGACGTCGTCATCGCGAGGCGAAGCCGTGGCGATCCAGGGTGCGACATTTCCGGAAAGCGCGGAGCCCTGGATTGCTTGCGCCTTACCTCGCAATGACGAAGAGACGCCGAAGCGATCCAGCGGAGACCGTATGAGACCATTCCGATCGCGTTCGACGCTACCGGAACGGCGGCTCATCAAAGCTCCTGAGCTTCCTCGAATGCAGGCCGGCCCGGTCGGTGCGCAGCGCGTCGAGGGTCGCCAACCCGATCTGGAGATGCTCGGCCACCGCGCGCTCGTAGAAGGCGTTGGCCGCACCCGGAAGCTTGATTTCGCCGTGCAGCGGCTTGTCGGAAACGCAGAGCAGCGTCCCGTAGGGCACCCGCAGGCGGTAGCCTTGGGCGGCGATGGTGCCGCTCTCCATGTCCACCGCGATCGCCCGCGACAGGTTGATCCGCCGCCGCTCCTGGCTGAAGCGGAGCTCCCAGTTGCGGTCGTCGTAGGTCACGACGGTGCCGGTGCGCAGGCGGCGCTTGAGCGCATCCGCCCGCTCGCCGGTGACGGCGGCCGCCGCCGCTTGCAGGGCGATCTGCACCTCGGCCAGCGCCGGCACCGGAATCTCCGGTGGCACGAGGTCGTCGAGGATGCGGTCACGGCGCAGATATCCGTGGGCGAGCACGTAGTCACCGATGGTCTGCGATTGGCGCAATCCGCCGCAATGCCCGACCATCAGCCAGCAATGCGGACGCAGCACCGCAAGGTGGTCGGTGATGGTCTTGGCGTTGGAAGGGCCGACGCCGATATTGACGAGCGTCGAGCCCTGGGGCGCCCCGTCCGGCCCGCGGCCGACGAGGTGGTAGGCCGGCATCTGGTACTTGTGCCAGGGCGAGGCGGCGATCAGCGCCGCCGGGTCGGCAGAGGCCGCATCGGCCCGCTCGACCACGATCCCGCCGGGCAGCACCAGCCGCTCCCCCTCTCCCGCCGCCAAGCGCTCCAGCCCGTGGCGGACGAAGCCGTCGACGTAGCGGTGATAGTTGGTGAGCAGGATCCAGGGCTGGATCTCGCGCCAGTCCGAGCCTGTGTAATGCACGAGCCGGCGCAGGGAGTAATCGGTGCGCACCCCGTCGAACAGGGCGAGCGGGCGCGGTTCGCCAGGGCTTTCCAGCCAAAGCCCGTCGGCCACCTCGTCGCCGACGACCGAGAGCAGCGGCACCGGAAACAGGGTGGCGAGGTCGCTGGTGCTGACGCCGCTGCCGCCGAGATCGGTGCCGGGCTCGACGATATAGGGATAGGGGATCTCCTGGCCCGAGAGGCCGACCTCGATGCTGGCGCCGTAATCGCGCACCAGCGGCCGCAACTGCTCCAGCAGGTAGGCGCGGAAATAGCCCGGCTGCGTCACCGTCGTGGCGTAGAGCCCCGGCGCCTGGAACTTGGCGGTGGCCCGGTTGAGACGCGGCAGCGGCCCCGTGGGTTGGTAGGTCAAGCGCAGCTCAGGGTAACGGAACTGGAGCCGCTCGGTCGCGTCCGGCGGAATCCGGTGCTCGAGGTAGCGCGCCAGCGCCGCCTGCAGCGCCTGGGTCGCGCCCGCATGCAACGCTTCGAGCCGATCCACGGCCGTCTCCGCGTCGGCGACAGCCTCCATCGGCCGCAACTCGTCGATGGCCATGCATCCTCCCCGCTCGCCCCACGGTGTCTACATCGACACGGCCGGCGAGACGAGCAAGCGGCCTGCAGGAATGCGGCCCGCCTTGCAGCCACGCCGCACCGAGGCGACAAGGCATCGTGAGAGCATCATCCCGAAAGGTGGCCGCCGGCTTTCGGAAGAAGACGATGCAAAAGTCAATGCAATCACCTGAACCGAGAGCGCGAGGGCGGATGAACGAGAATGTCGAGCGGCGCCCCGGCGAGGAGGCGATCCCGCTGCCCGCCGAATACGATGCCGGCCTCTACTTCATCGGCCGGGTGCGCACGCCCTGGACGACCCGCGCCGAGTGCCCGAAGAACAACACCCAGACGGATGCGGTCTGCACGCTCGAAGTCGATGGGCGCTACCAGCCGGCGCTGCAGAACCTGGAAGGCGCCACCCACCTGATCGTTCTTTACTGGATGGATCGGGCGGCGCGGGACCTTGTGCGCCAGCAGCCGCGCCACGCGCCCGCCAGCCGCGGCACCTTCTCGCTGCGCTCGCCGGCGCGGCCGAACCCGATCGCCCTGGCCGTGGTCGAGCGGCTCGCCATCGTTGACGGCACGGTCAGCGTGCGCGGGCTCGACTGCCTCGACGGCACGCCGCTCCTCGACATCAAGCCCTATTTCGCCTCGACCGACAGCCGGCCGCAGGCGCGGGTCGATCGCGCCGGAACGGAAGCCCCGGCCGCGTCCTGACCGTCAGGATCGAGGGGCTGGCGGCTCGGCCTCTCCCGGCCGTGCCGCGCCGGATCCCGTCCTCATCCACCGGGAGAGAAGACGCAGGTAGACCGGCTTGACGTGGGTCTTGTAGGTCCGCCGGGCCACGCTTCGCCCGTGCCGGAACCCCTTCTCGGCGAGCGCCGTCAGCCGCCCCTTCACGGAGCCGCCGGGGGAGACGTCGATCAGGAGATCGGCGATCGCGCGGCGCTCCGGCCAGACCTGCGCCAATGCCGCGGACGTGTCGCGGTTGCAGGAATCGAGGGTGTCGATGTCGCCTTGGGCGAACACCGTCTCGGGCATCGCCTCCATCAGCAGCGAGCCGGGCCCCCATTTCGCATAAGCCTCGTCGTAGGCCATCTTCCAGCCGAACGCCGTGCGGCCGGATCGCAGCCAGATGTTCATCGCGATCGCCCGGCCGTCCAGCCGCAGGGCTTCGATGCCGGCGCAGCCGTCCCGCGCCAGCCCGACGATCATCGTCTCGGCGAAGGCGCGCAGCGGCGGCGCGTTGCGGATCGCCCGCCCACGCCGGCTCGCCCGGCCCTTCCAGCCGGCGGCCTCCAGGTCGACGAACTCCTGAAACGCTGCGCTCACCTCTTCCGGCTTGCGATAGCTGACATGGCGCAGGTCGCCGCGCTCCGCGAGCCGCTTGCGTTGCCGCCGCAGGTCGGCGCGCCGCTTCGACGAGACGGCGTGGGCCGGTGCAGGCTGCCCCGCAACGGGCGCGCTGAACTGGGCGCGTTGCCGCTGCTCGATGGTGGCGACGCGGGCCCCGTGCCGCTCGGCCGCAGCCATGAGCGCGGAGAAGACCGGCCCGTCCGTCGCGATCTGGTTGGCGCAGATCAGATTCGGCAGGGCGGGGTTGCGGGCAACAGCCGCCAGCATCGCCGCCAGGGCCGCGACCGCATGATCGCGATCGAGAACGGGCGAGCCGAGGAAGGTCAGCGAATTGCACGGGGCTTCCAGCGCCCGGACGGGCAGGCGCGAGGAAGGTCGCGCACTCACGAGGAGCCACACGCCGATCAGTTCGGCCCCTCCCCCTTTGCGTGGGGTCCAGACGAGGAGGACGTGCAGCGGCGTCTCGGTCACCGTGTAGATCGCACCGGCGATGGCGGGCTCCATGAACACGTTCGGCTCGGCGCAGCGCTGAACCAGGCGCCGCCAATCCGCGGCGAGCGCGCGGAAGCGCGGCGCGGCGGCGAACTCGACGGAGATCTCGGCAGGGTTCGGCTCTCGGATCGGAGCCGTCTCGTCCGGGGCCGGGACGGATTCGACCGTGCCCAGGCCCTTGAAGTCGCCGCTCGAATCCATGGACGGCCTCTCCTCGGCATCGCCGCCCCGACGGTGCCTTCTCTGCCCCGCTTGAGACGACGACAAAGCCGCGCTCGAAGCACGCGTTCTTCAGGGGTACATCCGGATGAGCGAAGCGGCCGCCGGCGCGGCGGAGGGCGAACGCGCTTACAGGAGTTGCCCGCCGGCGAGGCGGTAGCGGCCGATGGCGCTCTGGAACGCGGCCCAGCCGGACATCGCCGGATCGCGGATGATGTAGCGGAGATAGGCCCGCTCGGCCCGGTTCAGGCGCCAGGGCGTGAGCAAATTCCCGCACAGGCGGCGCGGCGAGCGGATCTTGAGCGTCTCGGGTTCGGCGGCCCCTTCCTCTCCGTCGCGCAGGCGGCAGCCGAGGGTGACGAAGTTCAGGCCCGCCAGCATCGCCACGTCCATGTGGTACCAGAAGCGTGGGTTGCACTCGATGAAGGCGATCCGGCCGTCCGGACTGCGACGGATATCGAACCCGACCACCCCTCGGTAGCGGAAGTGTTCGATCAATCGGCGGGCATGGTCATCGATGACCGGAACCCGGATCTCCTCCAGCTTGGTGAGGGTCCGGCGATAGGAAAACGAGGCTACGATCCGCCCGGCTTCGCACAGGTAGAAGCTGCTGAGCTCCTCTCCCGGAATGTATTCCTGGCAGATGATCGGCGTGTAGTTGAGATGTTCGGGAAGCGCATCGGCCGAATCGATCCGCCGCACCCCGTAGCCCCCCGACATCGCGGCGGGCTTCAGAATCAGAGGGAAGCCGAAGCGGACATAGTCGGGGTCGTGGCGCAGATCCGCCATCGTCGCGTAGTGGCGCGTCACCGGAACGGGCAGATCGAGGTCGGCGCAGACACCGGCGAAGCGCCACTTGTCATCGAGCGCGTCGAACGTGTCCGGGGCCGGCACCGGATAGAATGGCGCTCCGATCTGCGCACCGTGGATGGCTAGGAGCCGCGTCGTCCGGCTGCAGCTCGGCAGAACCATCTCGATGTGGTGAACGGCACAGAGCCGACGAATCTCGGCAAGGTCGGATGGCTGAGGGTCGGCAAAATCGCCCGTGAACGCGATGAACCGTTCGCAGAACCGAGATCGCTTCAGAAGATCGGCGTCACCCGCGCCGAGCACATAGACTTCACTGAAACATTCGCCCGCGCATCGCAAAACTCGATACTGGATGCGCGGGCCACAGGCCAGGACAAGCGCGCGCTTCATTGCAAAGCCTCATGCCCGAACAATCTCTGCTCAGGCAGAGAACGGACTCATCATTGTGCTTTATGATCGTCTGTCTCGAATCATACTTGTTCAGGAAAAACTTATCGTCAACAACTCTGCTATAGCGGGGCCGAAATTTATATCAGTTCTATACTGATGCGCGCACGGGATATATGGAGCTAGAACACAATTGCCACTTCCCGCCTCGGCCGAGGACCAGGCCCGATCGTGCGGCGATCGCCGGTCACCGCTGCGACAGCCGCTCCAGGGTCAGCGGGTCGAGCCGGCCGTCGAAGAAGGTCGCGAGGGCGCGGGCGAAGTCCGGCGCATCCGGGTCGGCCTGCGCGAACAGCGTCATGGAGGAGCGGAACTTCACGTCGTCGGGCGCACCGAACAGCGTGTGCGCCGAGCGGTCCTCCCAGGCATTCGCCGCCCGCGTGCAGGTCCGCAGCCTCTCGCCGAGCAGCGGATGGGCGAGATAGGCCCGCGCCTCGGCCAGCGATCCGATCGCGTAGCGTCGAGCCATGGCGCTGGAGCCGAGCCCCGCGATCTGAGGGAAGACGAACCACATCCAGTGGCTCCGCTTACGCCCGCCCTGCAACTCCGCGAGCGCCGTCTCGTAGACGCCGGCTTGTGCCTCCACGAAACGGTTCAGGTCGAACCTGTCGTCCATCGTCAGCACCCCAAGCGGCGCGGGCGGTCGGACTCGGCCGTAGCCCCGGCCGTCCTGCAACCGACTCGCGAGGCAGGGCAACCGGCCGGGACGGGCGCGCGTTCCTCAGGCCAGAGCCGCCATCGCCTCGAAGACGAAAGCGTGGCGCGCAGCAAGCGCGTCGACGTCGCTGCCGTAGCCGCCGCCGATCACCGCGCAGAGCGGGATGCCGCGTGAGCGCGCGAGGCCGACGACCGTGCGGTCGCGGGCGCGCAAGCCGTCGTCGGTGAGGCAGAGGCGACCGAGCCGGTCGTCGCGGTGGGGATCGACGCCGGCATTGTAGAAGATCAGGTCCGGCGCGAAGTTCTGGATCAGGCTGGGCAGGCGCGCCTCCAGCACCGCGAGATACTGCGCATCCCCCAACCCATCGGGCAGGCCGATATCGAGATCGCCCGGCACCTTGTCGTGCGGGTAGTTGCGCTCGCAATGGATCGAGAGCGTGAACAGGTCCGGCTCGCGGGCGAGGCAATCGGCGGTGCCGTCACCCTGATGCACGTCGAGGTCGATGACGAGCGCCCGCGCGATCGCTCCCTCCCGCCGCAGGGCGAGGGCCACCACCGCCACGTCGTTGAACACGCAGAAGCCCGCCCCGCCGCTCCGCCGGGCGTGATGGCTGCCGCCGGCCGTGCTCCCGGCGAGTCCGTGGGCGAGCGCGAGGCGCGCGGCGCGGAGCGTCCCGCCGGCCGAGGCGCGGGCGCGGGCGGCGACCTCCTCCGTTACGGGTAAGCCGATCGCCCGCTCGATTGCATGCGGCACGTCGAGGGTCAGCACGGCCTCGACGTAGCCTGGATCATGCGCGCCCGAGAGAAGGGCCGCATCGGCGGGCTCGGGCGTGACGAAGCCCTCCGGCGCGAGGCCGCGGGCGCGCAGGATCTCGGCCAGCCGGCCGTATTTGCGCATCGGAAAGCGGTGGCCCGCCGGCAACTCGGCCTCGTAGGCCGGATGGAACACGATCGGGATCAAGGGGGCGGCCTGGATCAGCGTGGGAGTGTCACACGCCTGATAAGACGGCGCTGCTAGGGGCGTGATGGGACGCGCCGTCGCGCCCGGACATCACGATCGACGGGAGACGCCGCGCATGATCGCCCTGCCGGAGAGCGGCGCCTCCGCCGCCCTCGCACTCTGCGCGGCCCTCGTTGCGGTCAACCTCGCCAGCCTCGCCGTGGCGGCCCTGCGGATCGGGCGCAAGGGGAAACCCTCGGCTTTCCCCGCCGGCGCACCCGTCTCGGTGGTGCGGCCGCTGCGCGGCCTGGAAGCGTTCAGCGAAGAGACCCTGCTGGCGAGCTTCCGGCTCGATTATCCGGCCTACGAGCTGATCTTCTGCGTGGCGGATGCGGGCGATCCGATCCTGCCGCTTCTGGAGCGGATGCGGGCGGCGCATCCGCAGATCCCCTCGCGCCTGATCCTCGGCGACGAGCGCCTCGGCGGCAATCCGAAGCTCAACAACTGCGTGCGCGGCTGGGATGCCGCCCGGTACGAATGGGTGATCCTCGCCGATTCCAACGTCCTGATGCCGGCCGACTACGTCCAGCAGATGCAGGCGGCGTGGCGCGCCGATACCGGCCTCGTCTGCTCGACGCCGATCGGATCGCGGCCGGCAAACTTCTTTGCCGAGGTGGAGTGCGCGTTCCTCAACACCCTGCAGGCCCGCTGGCAATATGCCGGCGAGGCGCTCGGCCTCGGCTTCGCCCAGGGCAAGAGCATGCTTTGGAACAAGCCGTTCCTCGAGGCGCGGGGCGGCATCCGCGCCCTGAACGCCGAGATCGCCGAGGACGCCGCCGCGACCAAGCTCGTGCGCGCCGCAGGCAAGCGGGTCCATCTCGTCGCCGCGCCCTTCCGCCAGCCCCTCGGGCACCGCGACCTGGCGGAAGTGTGGTCGCGCCAGGTGCGCTGGGCGCGTCTGCGGCGGGTGACCTTCCCCCTGTTCTTCGCCCCCGAGATCGGCATCGGCGCCCTGCTGCCGCTGGTACTGACCGGCTTCGTGGCGGGCACGCGAGAGGCCGTGCTCTGGCTCAGTGGAGCGGGTGCGCTGTGGTACGGCGCGGAGATGGCGCTTGCCGCCCGCGCCGGCTGGCACCGCTCGCCGCGGATGCTCGCTGCCTTCCTCGTCCGCGACGCGTTGCTGCCGGCGATCTGGGCGAGCGCCTGGGCCCGCACCGCCATCGTCTGGCGCGGCAATACCATGGACATCCGCACCCGCGACGCAGCCCCGCTGGAGACGGGACCGAGCGCGGCCTGACTGCGTCCGACAGCCGGCCTGCCGATCGAGGCGCTGCTCGCGCCAGGGCGCGATGCCTGCGACGGACCGCCTTCGGCGAGCACGTCCTCTTCCGACGCGCTTTGGTCCATCGCCCCTGTTGGCCAGCATCGCGGTCACGCGCGCAGGCGCATGATCGATTGTCGGACTCGCACACTGGCCCGATCAATTGAGCAGATCCGCGGGCAGCGCCGCCACCCGGAACACAAATCTGTTATCATCGGCACCCGCTCAGCGGAACCAAAACTCGAATACAGCAAAAACAATACTTATAGGCCGGCAAAATACACCTGAAAATAATCGAAACAACGGCCCATTCATTTTCGGAAAGAAGCCTGTTGCCAACGAAGCCGCCGACTCGCCTTAGTCAACAGATCTGTTAAAAAGCAGTAAGCACCGCGAACGCGCCGTGTCGTCAGGGGATCACACAGCGATGGCTTGGATGCCGTTCCGAAACGTGCTGCCGACGTCATCCGCCAACCGAGACAGGGACGCGGAGCAACGGTCTGCGGCCCCGGAACCATCCCCCTCGCCACGGTTGCCGAAGGCCGCCATGCCCGACCTGATGGAGGGCGGCAGACGCCCGCGTCCCGCGCCGGAGCCGGCGGCGCCCACGCTCGATGCCATCGGTCAGCGCGACGAGGTCGTCCGGCAGCGCATCGACGCGATGGTCGGCCGACTGGAGGATCTCCGCAGCCTCCAGGATGATTTCACGCTGATCCTGCAGCCGCTGGCGAGCATCAGCAGCGAGCTTTCGAAAGCCAGCGTGCGGATCGCCGAGCTCGAGAGCACGCTGTCCCAGGAAGTCAACGCCAATGGCGGCTTGCGCGACGAGGTCGTGGACCTGTCGGCGAAGCTCTCGCGCCTGACCAACGAACTGGTGGATTCGCAAGGACAGGCGAAACGGACGCTGGAGAACTTGCGCGAGCGCGATGCGGCGGTCGAAGCGTATCAGATCGACCTGCGCGACAAGCTGTCGGTCATCGAGAATCTGGAGCGCCAGCTCTTCTCCGAGGTCGAGCAGAACAAGGCCCTGGTGAGCGAGAGCCGAGCGCTGCGGCAGGAGGCGCAGGCCGCCGACAGTGCGTTGGCACGCTCCGAGCACGAGCTGAACAATCTGCGCGAGAAGAACAGCCTGCTGGAGACCGACGGGCGCAGGCTCCAGCTTCTCAGCGAGGAGCAGGCGACGCAGCTCGCGGATCTCGATGCCCGCCATCGCGACCTCACGGCCACCGCCGAGGCGGACCGGCAGCGCCTGCGCCTCATCGAGACGCAGCTCGCGACGGAGATCTCGGTGCGGGAGCGCAACGAGGTCCAGCACGAAACGGAATTGGCCGCCTTGCGGAACGATCGCGCCAGTCTCGCGATGAAACTCGAAGCCGCCGCGAACCGCGCGGCCTCGACGGAGCAGTTGCTGGTGCAGGCGCGCAATCAGTTGCGGGATAAGGACGAGGAGTTCCGCGCGGTCGATCGCAACTTCAAGGAGGCGACGATCGCGCGCAGCACGCTGGAACGGCGCCTCGAAGCGCTGCAGGCCGATCTCGCCCGCCAAGCCGATCGGTTCCAGGAGATCCAGCGGATCCGCGGCGAACTCGACAGCCGCTGTGACATGCTCAACAAGGCGCTGGCCGCCAAGGATGCCGCGATCGAGCAGACGATGAACCGCAACGCGGTTCTCAACGATCGCATCGAGCACCTGACCCACCGGCACGAAGCCGCCCGCGCCGATCTCGAAGCCTCCAATCGCAGATTGACGGAGGAGTTGCAGAACGAGCGTTCGGAGCGGGCCCTGCTGCAGGGGGCTCTCGACATCGCCCGCGAGAGCCGGGCCACGCTTCAGAAGCAGCACGATGCCTTGAAACGCTCGGGGCGCCCCTGGCGGGAGCAGATGCACGACGAGGCCGACAACGAGAGCGCGCAAGCCTCGGCCGAAGAGGTGAGCAACGTCCGCCCGTTCACCTCCACCGGCAAGTCGGCCTCGTCCGACGCCGCCCGTTGAAGAAGAGCTGGAAGGATCGTTGAATGTCAGAGCAAGCTGTGAAGGACGCCCCCTCCTCCGGCAACTCGATTCTCATGAGGGCTTGGCAGGCCAACGTGACGCGCCCGGGCGATAAGGTGATCAATTTCTCCCCGGCCGGTTCGGAGGGCGGCTCCTCTGACGGGGCAGCGCCGTCGCTGCCGCAGCGCGACTGGGTCTCGGCGATCGATCTCGTGCAGGAGGCGGCCGAGGCGATCCGGATCAGCGAAGAGCGTGCCGTCGATCTCGAGAACCAGTTGAGGAACGTCATCGCCCAGGCCGAGGACGAGGTGCGCCAGCTTCAGAAGACGATCGCGTCGAACCAGCTCCTGCTGTCGCAGGCGGAAGAGCGCGCCCGCCGCGCAGAGACGCGCGCCAAGGAAGCGGAAACCTGGCTGGTGCGGATCCACGATGCCGTGTTCACGGCCTTCGGCTCCAAGACCAAGCCCGAGACCGCCGAGTCCGGCGAGAGCGGGCCGGACACGCCCTAAAGGCGAACCCTCGCTGTCATGAGTCTCGACACTTCGTGCTCGACAACCGGCGAGCCGCGTCCACCGGCTCCAG is from Methylorubrum sp. B1-46 and encodes:
- a CDS encoding TolC family protein; this translates as MSEQAVKDAPSSGNSILMRAWQANVTRPGDKVINFSPAGSEGGSSDGAAPSLPQRDWVSAIDLVQEAAEAIRISEERAVDLENQLRNVIAQAEDEVRQLQKTIASNQLLLSQAEERARRAETRAKEAETWLVRIHDAVFTAFGSKTKPETAESGESGPDTP
- a CDS encoding chromosome partitioning protein ParA translates to MPDLMEGGRRPRPAPEPAAPTLDAIGQRDEVVRQRIDAMVGRLEDLRSLQDDFTLILQPLASISSELSKASVRIAELESTLSQEVNANGGLRDEVVDLSAKLSRLTNELVDSQGQAKRTLENLRERDAAVEAYQIDLRDKLSVIENLERQLFSEVEQNKALVSESRALRQEAQAADSALARSEHELNNLREKNSLLETDGRRLQLLSEEQATQLADLDARHRDLTATAEADRQRLRLIETQLATEISVRERNEVQHETELAALRNDRASLAMKLEAAANRAASTEQLLVQARNQLRDKDEEFRAVDRNFKEATIARSTLERRLEALQADLARQADRFQEIQRIRGELDSRCDMLNKALAAKDAAIEQTMNRNAVLNDRIEHLTHRHEAARADLEASNRRLTEELQNERSERALLQGALDIARESRATLQKQHDALKRSGRPWREQMHDEADNESAQASAEEVSNVRPFTSTGKSASSDAAR